The following nucleotide sequence is from Endozoicomonas sp. GU-1.
CCTGTGGCTTAAAGTTAGCTTTTTGTGCGTTCACAAGGGGCAACAGCACGGCCACGGCCTCTTTCAGACCTGGTATCTGCTCCAGCCTGTTGTCCACCAGTTTCGCCATGGCCCATAGCATGTTGGCGATATGCTGGGCATCAAATTGGTCTTTCTGTGCATTCACGTTTGGCAACAGCACGACTAAGGCCTCCTTGAGCCCTGGTGTCTGCTCCAGCCCGTTGTCCACCAGTTTTGCCATGGCCGACAGCAGGTTGGCATTTTCCTGTGGCTTAAAGTTAGCTTTCTGTGCGTTCAAGTGGGACAAAAGTATGGCCAAGGTCTCGTTGAGGTCTGGTGTCAGCTTCTGCCCGTTGACTACCAGTTTCGCCATGGCCCACAGCATGTTGGCGATCTGCTGAGGAATAAATTGGACTTTCTGTGCGTTCACGTGGGGCAACAGCGCGGCCACTGTCGCTTTGAATCCTGGTGTCCACTTCTGCCCGTTGTCTACCAGTTTTGCCATGGCCCACAGCTGGTTGGAGATTCCCCAGGCATCAATGTCCCTGGCTTGAGGTTTTTGGTTGCACTTGAATATGATGGCATCAAGTTGTGTTGACAATAAGTAAGCTTGAGTTAGCTTGACACGCTCATCCATGGGGTTATGAGGGGTAAAAAAACCCGCTGAAGTCAATGAATGGAGTGTTGTCGTAAGGCTGCGCCAGTCCCAACGCCGTGTTATGGTAAAATTTTGCAGCAAACGTATCAGCTGGCTTTGTTCAGCTTGATTTAACGGTCTTTTAGCAGCTGATGTGTATCTTTTAATTGAATCAGCATACTGACCGTGATGTCTCCCATCGTAGCGATCACCGAAACGATAAGATTTACTCACCAGGTCAGCCATTATTTCTGGTTTGATGAGCGCGTTAAAATCTTGAGCAGGGTTAACTGAACGGCGCTGTAGATGTTGAGAAGGGCGTGCGTCAGAAGAACGGTAAAATGTCTTACGCCCAGGGTTAGTGCATGGGGTATCATCCCACAGCCTGACCGTGGCCTGTCGGTATCGTCCACGCCTCGCAGCAGCAGCACGGCCACCCGGTCGGTTATGATTATTATCGGATCTTGCGTATTGACCACTGATACCGGCAGAGCTTCCGTCCATAATTATATTTCATTAATTCATGGAAACATAAAAAGCAGACTGCTGTGCGGTTCAGAAGTTCATTTTGCTGAAATGTTTATCACCGGAATATGAACACAGTTCTTGAGTCATGGCGAAAGGGAAGAGGTTATTGGCTTTTTTTTCCTCTTCCTTGTTCTTTTTTTGGGTTTGCCTGTTTGCTTTTCTGAATGCTCTTCGGCGGTAACGTTTGCCACATCTGCCCATCCGATTTTATGTGATACAGAGCCATGGCCCTGAGGCGGGATGTCGACCCTGGTCTTTATTTCATCAATACATCGTTTTATTGAATCCGGGTTCAAAAAGGTATTAGTCGGGATTTCAATGACCTCAAATCCTGCTTTTTGCAGCAGTGCAATTTTCAGTAGAGTCGAACCATTCCTGGTTTTGAAATCACCACACACGTAATGAGAGGGTCCCTGAATTTCAATAATAATATTGTGGTCTGGCAGTAGCAGATCAACCGGAGGTAATGAGTTCAGACTCCTTTCTGCTGCAATCTTTAAAGAGGGAATGCATGATTGAAGTTGATTGCGAAAGGCGGCCTGAAGTTTTGAAATGTTTGTCTGGTAATGGGGGACGATCGGACATGCTCTGCCAAGCCAGCTTGCGGCCATGGCAATGAGGGATTGTTCCTCTTCATTGTTTGGGGATGCATTTTCGAGGCGGGTAAACAGGCCATCCATGTGCTTTTCAAGCAAGTAATTTTTATTGGCATTGGCCTCTGGAGACAGCCTGGCACAGCATACCAATACTCCCCAGAGAGACAACGATATATCTTGCTGAGATAACTGAAGGTATTGACTGATTTGGCAGACAAGATGTTCAGACGTGGTTCTAACCATATTCAGTTCAACGAGTTCACCCAGTTTCGCCATGGACCACAGCAGGCTGGCGATATGCTGGGCATTAAATTGGTCTTTCTGTGCGTTCACATGGGGCAACAGCGCGGCCACGGCCTCGTTGAGCCCTGGTACCTGCTCCAGCCCTCTGACCACCAGTTTCGCCATGGCCCACAGCAGATTGGCGATATCCTGGGCATTGAATTGGTCTTTCTGTGCGTTCACGTGGTGCAACAGCAAGACCACGGTTTCTTTGAGTTCTGGTGTCTGCGCCTGCCCGTTGTCCACCAGTTTCGCCATGGCCCACAGCAGGTTGGCGATTTCCTGGGGTTTAAAGTTTGCTTTCAGTGCTTTCACGTGGGGCAGCAGCGTGGCTACGGCCGCTTTGAGCCCGGGTGTCTGCTCCTGCCCGTTGTCCACCAGTTTCGCTATGGCCCACAGCAGGTTGACGATACCTTGTGGTATAAAGTTAGCGTTCTGTGTATTCACGTGGGGCAACAATGCGCCTGAGGCCTCTTTAAGCCCTGGTATCTGCTCCAGCCCGTTGTCCACCAGTTTCGCCATGGCCCACAGCAGGTTGGCAATATCCTGGGCATTAAATTGGACTTTCTGTGCGTTCATGTGGGGCAACAATACGGCTAAGGCCTCTTTGAGCCCTGGTGTCTGGTGCAGCCCGTTGTCCACCAGTTTCGCCATGGCCCACAGCAGGTTGGCAGTTTCCTGTGGCTTAAAGTTAGCTTTTTGTGTGTTCACAAAGGGCAACAGCACGGACACGGCCTCTTTCAGACCTGGTATCTGCTCCAGCCTGTTGTCCACCAGTTTTGCCATGGCCCAAAGCAGGTTGGCGATATGCTGGGCATCAAATTGGCTTTTCTGTGCGTTCACGCGTGGCAACAGCACGGCTAAGGCCTTTTTGAGCCCTGGTGTCTGCTCCAGCCCGTTGTCCACCAGTTTTGCCATGGCCGACAGCAGGTTGGCAGTTTCCTGTGGCTTAAAGTTAGCTTTCTGTGCGTTCACGTGGGGCAACAGTACGGCGAGGGCCTCGTTGAGCTCTGGTGTCTGCTTCTGCCCGTTGACCACCAGTTTCGCCATGGCCCACAGCAGGTTGGCGATCTGCTGAGGAATAAATTGGTCTTTCTGTGCGTTCACGTGGGGCATCAGCGCGGCCACGGCCTCTTTGAGCCCTGGTGTCCACTCCTGCCCGTTGTCTACCAGTTTTGCCATGGCCCACAGCTGGTTGGCGATTCCCCGGGCATCAATGTCCCTGGCTTGAGGTTTTTGGTTGCACTTGAATATGATTGCATCAAGTAGTGTTGACAATAAGGAATCTTGAGTTAGGTTGACCCGCTCATCCAGGGGTTTATGAGGGGTAAAAAAGCCCGCTGAAGTCAATGAATGGAGTGTTGTCGTAAGGCTTCGCCAGTCCCAACGCCGTGTTATGGTAAAATTTTGCAGCAAATGTATCAGCTGGCTTTGTTCCGCTCGATTTAACGGTCTTTTAGCAGCTGATGTATATCTTTTAATTGAATCAGCATACAGACCGTGATGTCTCCCATCATAGCGATGACCGAAATAATCCGATTGACTCACCAGATCATCCATTATTTCCTGTTTGATGAGCGCATTAAAATCTTGAGCAGGATTAACTGAGCGGCGCTGTAGATGTTGAGAAGGGCATGCGTCAGAAGAACGGTAAAATGTAGTACGCCCCGGATTATTGCGTGGGCTATCATCCCACTGCCTGACCGTGGCCTGTCGGTATCGTCCACGCCTCGAAGCAGCAGCACGACCACCCGGCCGGTTATGATTATTATCGGATCTTGCGTATTGACTACTGATACCGGCAGAGCTTCTGTCCATAATTATATTTCATTAATTCATGCAAATATAAAAAGCAGACTGCTGTGCGGTTCAGAAGTTCATTTTGCTGAAATGTTTATATATAAGCAGTGCCGTATTTCTCATCGGCCGACCCGCTTTTCAGTAATACAGAGCCATGACCCTGTGGCGGGATGTCTATCCTGGTCTTTATTTGATCAATATATAGTTTTATTGAATCCCGGCTCCTGAGCTGGCTAACCGGGATTTCAATGACCTCAAATCCTGCTTTTTGCAGCAGTGCGATTTTCAGTAGAGTCGAACCATTCCTGGTGTTGAAATCACCACCCACGTAATGAGACGGTCCCTGAATTTCAATTACCATGTTGTGTTCTGGCAGGAGCAGGTCAACCGGAGGTAATGAGTTCAGACTCTTTTCTTCTTCAATATTCAAAGATGGAAGGCATGACTGGAGTTGATCGCGGAAGTCGGTTTGAGGTTTTGAAATGTTTGTCTGGTAATGAGGGATGACCGGACACGTTCTCCCAAGCCAACTTGCGGACATGGAAATGATGCGTTGATCCTCTTCATTATCCGGAGGTGTATTTTCCAGGCGGGTAAAGAGGTCATCCATGTGCTTTTCAAGCAAGTTATTTTTATTGGCATTAGAGTCTAGAGACAACCTGGCACAGCATACCATGACTCCCCAGAGAGACATCAATATGCCTTGCTGAGAGAGCTGAGGTTTTTCACTGACTCGATAGACAAGAGATTCGAATGTGGATTTAACCACGTTCAGCTCTACAAGCTCACCCAGTTTCGCCATGGCCCACAGCAGGTTGGCGATTTCCTGTGGTTTAAAGTGAGCTTTCCGTGCGTTCACGAGGAGCAATAGCGCGGCCACGGCCTCTTTGAGCTCTGGTGTCCGCTCCTGGCCGTTGTCCATCAGTTTTACCATGGCCCACAGCAGGTTGGCGATATGCTGAGGAATAAATTGGTCTTTCTGTGCGTTCACGTGTGATAACAGCGCGGCCACAGCCTCTTTGAACTCTGGTGTCTGCTCCTGCCCGTTGTCCACGAGTTTCGCCATGGCCCACAGCAGGTTGGCGATTTCCTGTGCTTTAAAGTGAGCTTTCCGTGCGTTCACGAGGGGCAATAGCGCGGCCACGGCCTCTTTGAGCAGCGGTGTCAGCTCCTGCCCGTTGTCCACCAGTTTCGCCATGGCCCAAAGCAGGTTGGCGATTTCCTGTGGTTTAAAGTTAGCTTTCTGTGCGTTCACGCAGGGTAGCAGGGCGACCACGGCCTCTTTGAACTTTGGTGTCTGCTTTTGCCCTTTGTCCGCCAGTTTCGCCATGGCCCACAGCAGGTTGGCGATATGCTGAGGAATAAATTGGTCTTTCTGTGCTTTCACCTGGGGCAACAGCGCGGCCACGGCCACTGTGAGCTCTGATGTCAGCTTCTGCCCGTTGTCCACCAGTTTCGCCATGGCCCAAAGCAGGTTGGCGATCCCTTGGGCATTAAATTGGTTTTTCTGAATGTTCACGAGGAGCAACAGCGCAGCCACGGCCTCTTTGAGCCTTGGTGTCTGCTCTTGCCCGTTATCCACCAGTTTCACCATGGCCCACAGCAGGTTGGCGATTTCCTGTGGTTTAAAGTGAGCTTTTCGTGCGTTCACGAGGGGCAACAGCGCGGCCATGGCCTCTTTGAACTCTGGGGTCCGCTCCTGCCCGTTGTCCACCAGTTTCGCCATGGCCCACAGCAGGTTGGCGATACCCTGGGCCTTAAATTGGTTTTTCTGTACGTTCACGAGGGGCAACAGCGCGGCCACAGTCTCGTTTAACTCTGGTGTTCGCTCTTGTACGTTGTTCACCAGTTTCGCCATGGCCCAAAGGAGGTTGGCGATATGCTGAGGAATAAAGTGGTCTTTCTGTGCGTTCACATGGGGCAACAGCGTGGCCACTGTCACTTTGAGGCCTGTTGTCTGCTCCTGTCCATTGTCCACCAGTTTCGCTATGGCCCACAGCAGGTTGACGATATCCTGAGTATTAAATTGGTCTTTCTGTGCGTTCACGTGGGACAACAGGGTGGCTACGACTTCTTTGAACTCTGGTATCCGCTCCTGCCCGTTGACCACCAGTTTCGCCATGGCCCATAGCAGGTTGGCGATATGTTGAGGAATAAATTGGTCTTGCTGTGCATTCACGTGGGGCAGCAGCGCAGCCACGGCCTCTTTGAGCCCTGGTGTCCACGCCTGCCCGTTGTCTACCAGTTTCGCCATGGCCCACAGCAGGTTGGCGATTCCCCGGGCATCAATGTCCCTGGCTTGAGGTTTTTGGTTGCACTTGAATATGATTGTATCCAGTAGTGTCGACAATAAGGCTGCTTGAGTACACTTAACACGCTCATCCATGGGGTGTTTATGAGGGGTAAAAACACCCGCTGAAGTCAATGAATGAAATGTGGCCGTAAGGCTTCGCCAGTCCCAACGCCGTGTTACGGTAAAATTTTGCAGCAAACGTATCAGCTGGCTTTGTTCAGCTCGATTTAACGGTCTTTTAGCAGCTGATGTGTATTTTTTAATTGAATTGGCATACCAGCCGTGATTTCTCCCATCATAGCGATGACCCAAACGATCCGATTGACTCACCAGATCATCCATTATTTCTGGTTGGATGAGCGCATTAAAATCTTGAGCAGGGTTTACTGAACGGCGCTGTAGATGTTGAGAAGGGCATGCGTCAGAAGAACGGTAAAATGTATTACGCCCCAGGTGAGTGCCTGGGGTATCATCCCACTGCCTGACCGTGGCATGTCTGTATCGTCCACGCATTGAAGAAGGAGCATGGCCACCCGGTCGGTTATAATCATTATCTGATCTTGCGTATTTAACACTGATACCGGCAGAGCTTGTATCCATAATTATATTTCATTAATTCATGAAAATATAAAAAGCAGACTGCTGTGTAGTTGAGAAGTTCATTTTTCTGAAATGTTTATCCTGGTCTTTATTTGATCAATATACAGTTTTATTGAATCCCGGCTCCTGAGCTGGTTAACCGGGATTTCAATGACCTCAAATCCTGCTTTTTGCAGCAATGCGATTTTCAGCAGAGTCGAACCATTCCTGGTGTTGAAATCACCACTCACGTAATGAGACGGTCCCTGAATTTCAATCACTATGTTGTGGTCTGGCAGTAACAGGTCAACCGGAGGTAATGAGTTCAGACTCTTTTCTTCTTCAATATGCAAAGATGGAAGGCATGACTGGAGTTGATCGCGGAAGCCGGTTTGAGTTTTTGAATTGTTTGTCTGGTAATGGGGGATGACCGGACACGTTCTCCCAAGCCAACTGGCGGCCATGGAAATGATGTGTTGATCCTCTTCATTATCCGGGGATGTATTTTCCAGGCGAGTAAACAGGTCATCCATGTGCTTTTCAAGCAAGTTATTTTTATTGGCATTAGAGTCTAGAGCCAACCTGGCACACAATACCATGACTCCCCAAAGAGACATCAAAATGCCTTGCTGAGAGAGCTGAGGGTTGTCAATGATTTTGTAGGTAAGCGATTCGGACGTGGAGGTAACCACATTCAGCTCTACAAGCTCGCCCAGTTTCGCCATGGCCCACAGCAGGTTGGCGATTTCCTGTGGTTTAAAGTGAGCTTTCTGTGCGTTCACGAGGGGCAATAGCACGGCCACGGCCTCTTTGAGCTCTGGTGTCCGCTCCTGACCGTTGTCCATCAGTTTTACCATGGCCCACAGCAGGTTGGCGATATGCTGAGGCATAAATTGGTCTTTCTGTGCGGTCACGTGAGATAACAGCGCGGCCACAGCCTCTTTGAGACCTGGTGTCAGCTCCTGCCCGTTGTCCACGAGTTTCGCCATGGCCCACAGCAGGTTGGCGATTTCTTGTGGGTTAAAGTTAGCTTTCGCTCTGTTGACGAGTGGCAACAGCGCGGCCACGGTCTCTTTGAGCAGCGGTGTCAGCTCCTGCCCGTTGTCCACGAGTTTCGCCATGGCCCACAGCAGGTTGGCGATTTCCTGTGGTTTAAAGTTAGCTTTCTGTGCGTTCACGCAGGGTAGCAAGGCGGCCACGGCCTCTTTGAACCTTGGTGTCTGCTTTTGCCCTTTTTCCGCCAGTTTCGCCATAGCCCACAGCAGGTTGGCGATATGCTGAGGAATAAATTGGTCTTTCAGTGCTTTCACCTGGGGCAACAGCGCGGCCAAGGCTTCGTTGAGCCCTGGTGTTCGCTTCAGCCCGCTGTCCACCAGTTTCGCCATGGCCCACAACAGGTTGGCGGTTCCCTGGGCCTTAAATTGGTTTTTCTGTATGTTCACGAGGAGCAACAGCGCGGCCACGGCCTCTTTGAGCCTTGGTGTCTGCTCTTGCCCGTTATCCACCAGTTTCGCCATGGCCCACAGCAGGTTGGCGATATGCTGAGGAATAAACTGGTCTTTCTGTGCATTCACATGGGGCAACAGCGAGGCCACGGCCTCTTTGAGCTCTGGTGTCCGCTCCTGCCCTTCGTTCGTCAGTTTCGCCATGGCCCACAGCAGGTTGGCGATATCCTGGGCATTAAATTGATCTTTCTGTGCGTTCACGTGGGGCAACAGGGCGGCTACGGCCTCTTTGAGCTCTGTTGTCTGCTCCTGCCCGTTGTCCACCAGTTTCGCCATGGCCCATAGCAGGTTGGTGATTTCCTGTGGTTTAAAGTTAGCTTTCTGTGTATTCACCAACAGCGCGGCCATGGCCTCTTCGAACTCTGGTGTCCGCTCCTGCCCGTTGTCCACCAGTTTCGCCATGGCCCACAGCAGGTTGGCGATAGCCTGAGAAATAAATTGGTCTTTCTGTGCGTTCACATGGGGCAACAGCACGGCCACGGCCCCTTTGAACCCAGTTATCCACTCCTGCTCGTTGTCCACCAGTTTTGCCATGGCCCACAGCAGGTTGGCGATCCCCTGGGCATTAAATTGGTCTTTCTGTGCGTTCACGTGGAGCAACAGCGTGGCCACCGTCTCGTTGAGCACGGGTGTCCGCTCTTGCCCGTTGTCCACCAGTTTTGCCATGGCCCATAGCAGGATGGTGATATGCTGAGGAATTAATTGGTCTTTCTGTGCGTTCACGTGGGGCAACAGCGCGGCCACGGTCTCGTTGATCTCTGGTGTCCGCTCCTGTCCGTTGTTCACCAGTTTCGCCATGGCCCACAGCAGGTTGGCGATATGCTGGGGAATAAATTGGTCTTTATGTGCGTTTACATGGGGCATCAGCGCGGCAACGGCCTCTTGGAACTCTGGTGTCTGCTCCAGCCCGTTGTCCACCAGTTTCGCCATGGCCCAAAGCAGGTTGGCGATTCCCCGGGCATCAATATCCCATGCTTTAGCTTTTTGGTTGCACTTGAATATTATTGCATCCAGTAGCGTCGACAGTAAGGCAGCTTGTGTACGCTTAACACGCTGATCCATGGGTTTATGAGGGGTAAAAACACCCGCTGAAGAAAATGAGTGCAGTGTTGTCGTCAGGCTTCGCCAATTCCAACTCTGTGTTACTGTGAAATTTTGCAGCAAACGCATCAGCTGGCTTTGTTCAACCCGATTTAACGGTCTTTTAGCAGCTGACGTGTATTTTTTAATTGAATTGGCATATAGAGCGTGATCTCTCCCATCATAGCGATGACCGAAACGATACGATTTACTCACCAGGCCATCCATTATTTCCTGTTGGGTGAACGCATTAAAATCTTGAGCATGATTTACTGAACGACGCGGTAAATATTGAGAAGGGCATGGGGCAGAAGATTGGTGAAATTCATTACGCCCCGGGGCTGTGCGGGGGGGAGGATCCCATTGTCTGACTGTGGCATGCCTGTATCGCCCACGCCTTGAAGAAGGGGCATGGTTGTTCGGTTGGTTGTAAGCATTATCTGATCTTGCGTATTTACCACTGATGCCTGCAGAGCTTCTGTCCATAATTATATTTCATTAACTCATGGAAATATAAAAAGCAGACTGCTGTTTTGTTCAGAAGTTTAGTTTGCTGAAATGTTTATATATAAGCAGTGCCGTATTTCTCATCGGCCGACCCGCTTTTAAGTGATACAGAGCCGTGACCCTGTGGCGGGATGTCTACCCTGGTCTTTATTTGATCAATATACAGTTTTATTGAATCCCGGCTCCTTAGCTGGTTAACCGGGATTTCAATGACCTCAAATCCTGCTTTTTGCAGCAGTGCGATTTTCAGCAGAGTCGAACCATTCCTGGTGTTGAAATCACCACTCACGTAATGAGACGGTCCCTGAATTTCAATCACTATGTTGTGGTCTGGCAGTAACAGGTCAACCGGAGGTAATGAGTTCAGACTCTTTTCTTCTTCAATATGCAAAGAGGGAAGGCATGACTGGAGTTGATCGCGGAAGTCGGTTTGAGGTTTTGAAATGTTTGTCTGGTAATGGGGGATGACCGGACACGTTCTCCCAAGCCAACTGGCGGCCATGGAAATGATGTGTTGATCCTCTTCATTATCCGGGGATGTATTTTCCAGGCGAGCCAACAGGTCATCCATTTGTTTTTCAAGCAAATTATTTTTATTGGCATTAGAGTCTAGAGCCAACCTGGCACAGCATACCATTACTCCCCAGAGAGACATCAATATCGCTTGCTGAGAGAGCTGAGGTTTTTCACTGATTTGGTAGACAAGCGATTTGAACGTGGAGATAACCACGTTCAGCTCAACGAGCTCACCCAGTTTCGCCATGGCCCAGAGCAGGTTGGCGATATGCTGAGGAATAAACTGGTCTTTCTGTGCGTTCACGCGGGACAACAGCGCGGCCACGGCCTCTTTGAGCCCAGGTGTCGATTCCTGCCCACTGTCTACCAGTTTTGCCATGGCCCACAGCAGGTTGGCAATACCCTGTGGTTTAAAGTTGGCTTTCTGTGCGTTCACTTGGGGCAACAGCGCGGCCACGGCCTCTTTGATCTCTGGTGTCTGCTCCTGCCCGTCGTCCACCAGTTTTGCCATGGCCCACAGCAGGTTGGTAATACCCTGTGGTTTAAAGTTGGCTTTCTGTGCGTTCACGCGGGGCAACAGCGCGGCCACGGTCTCTTTAAGCTCTGGTGTCCGCTCCTGCCCGTTGTTCACCAGTTTCGCCATGGCCCACAGCAGGTTGGCGATATCCTGGGCATTAAATTGTTCTTTCTGTACGTTCACGTGGGGCAATAGCGCAGCCACGGCCTCTTTGAGACTTGATGCCCGCTCCTGCCCATTGTCCACCAGTTTCGCCATGGCCCACAGCAGGTTGGCCATACCCTGGGCATTAAATTGGTCTTTCTTTACGTTCACGTGGGGCAACAGCGCGGCCACGGCCTCTTTGAGACCTGGTGTCTGTTCCTGCCCGTTGCCCAGCAGTTTCACCAGGGCCCACAGCAGGTTGGCGATACCCTGTGGTTCAAAGTTAGCTTTCTGTGCGCTTACTTGGGGTAACAACGCGGCCACGGCCTCTTTGAGCCCCGGTGTCCAATTCTGACCGTTGTCCACCAGTTTCGCCATTGCCCACAGCAGGTTGACAATATGCTGAGGAATAAATTGGTCTTTCTGTGCGTTCACGTAGGGCAAAAGTGCGTCTATGGCCTCGTTGAGCTCTGTTGTCTGCTCCAGCCCGTTGTCCACCAGTTTCGCCATGGCCCATAGCAGGTTGGTGATTTCCTGTGGTTTAAAGTTAGCTTTCTGTATGTTCACGCGGGGCAACAGCGCGGCTATGGCCTCTTTGAACTCTGGTGTCCGCTCCTGCCCGTTGTCCACCAGTTTCGCCATGGCCCACAGCAGGTTGGCGATACCCTGGGCATTAAATTGGTCTTTCTGTGCGTTCACATGGGGCAACAACACGGCCATGGCCTCTTTGAACTCTGGTGTCCGCTCCTGCCTGTTGTCCACCAGTTTCGCCATGGCCCACAGCAGGTTAGCGATACCCTGGGCATTAAATTGGTTTTTCTGTACGTTCACGTAGGGTAACAGCGCGGCCACGGCCTCTTTGAGCCCCGGTGTCCACTCCTGCCCGCTGTCCACCAGTTTCGCCATGGCCCACAGCAGGTTGACGATACCCTGGGTATTAAATTGGTTTTTCTGTACGTTCACGTAGGGTAACAGCGCGGCCACGGCCTCTTTGAGCCCCGGTGTCCACTCCTGCCCGCTGTCCACCAGTTTCGCCATGGCCCACAGCAGGTTGACGATATGCTGAGCAATAAATTGGTCTTTCTGTGGGTTCACGTGGGGCAACAGCGTGGCCACTGTCGCTTTGATGCCTGTTGTCTGCTCCTGTCCATTGTCCACCAGTTTCACTATGGCCCACAGTAGGTTGGCGATACCCTGGGCCTTAAATTGGTCTTTCTGAGCGTTCACGTGTGGCAACAGCTCGGCTACGGCTTCTTTGAGCACTGCTGTCCGTTCCTGCCCGCTGTTCACCAGTTTGGCCATGGCCCACAGCAGGTTGGCGATACCCTGGGCATTAAATCGATATTTCTGTGCATTTACCTGGAGCAACAATGCGGCCACGGTCTCGTTGAGTTCTGGGGTTCGCTCCAGCCCGTTGTCCACCAGTTTCGCCATGGCCCACAGCAGGTTGGTGATTCCCTGGGCATTAAATCGATCTTTATGTGCGTTTACCTGGAGCAACAATGCGGCCACGGTCTCGTTGAGTTCTGGGATCCGCTCCTGCCTGTTGACCACCAGTTTCGCCATGGCCCACAGCAGGTTGGCAATGCCCTGGGCCTTAAATTGGTCTTTCTGTGTGTTCACGTGGGGCAAAAGCGCGACAACGGCTTCGTTGAATTCTGGCGTTCGCTCCAGCCCGTTGTCCACCAGTTTCGCCATGGCCCACAGCAGGTTGGCGATTCCCCAGGCATCAATATCCCATGCTTTAGCTTTTCGGTTGCACTTGCATATTATTGCATCCAGTAGCGTCGACAATAATTCAGCTTGCGTACGCTTAACTCGCTGATCCATGGGTTTATGAGGGGTAAAAACACCCGCTGAAGTAAATGAGTGCAGTGTTGTCGTCAGGCTTCGCCAATTCCAACTCCGTGTTACTGTGAAATTTTGCAGCAAACGCATCAGCTGGCTTTGTTCAATCCGATTTAACGGTCTTTTAGCAGCTGACGTGTATTTTTTAATTGAATTGGCATATAGGGCGTGATCTCTCCCATCATAGTGATGACCGAAACGATACGATTTACTCACCAGGCCATCCATTATTTCCTGTTGGGTGAACGCATTAAAATCTTGAGCATGATTTACTGAACGGAGTAGTAGATTTTGA
It contains:
- a CDS encoding RAP domain-containing protein, with amino-acid sequence MDKSFAGISGKYARSDNAYHQPNHHAPSSRRGRYRHATVRQWDPPPRSAPGRNEFYQSSAPCPSQNLLLRSVNHAQDFNAFTQQEIMDGLVSKSYRFGHHYDGRDHALYANSIKKYTSAAKRPLNRIEQSQLMRLLQNFTVTRSWNWRSLTTTLHSFTSAGVFTPHKPMDQRVKRTQAELLSTLLDAIICKCNRKAKAWDIDAWGIANLLWAMAKLVDNGLERTPEFNEAVVALLPHVNTQKDQFKAQGIANLLWAMAKLVVNRQERIPELNETVAALLLQVNAHKDRFNAQGITNLLWAMAKLVDNGLERTPELNETVAALLLQVNAQKYRFNAQGIANLLWAMAKLVNSGQERTAVLKEAVAELLPHVNAQKDQFKAQGIANLLWAIVKLVDNGQEQTTGIKATVATLLPHVNPQKDQFIAQHIVNLLWAMAKLVDSGQEWTPGLKEAVAALLPYVNVQKNQFNTQGIVNLLWAMAKLVDSGQEWTPGLKEAVAALLPYVNVQKNQFNAQGIANLLWAMAKLVDNRQERTPEFKEAMAVLLPHVNAQKDQFNAQGIANLLWAMAKLVDNGQERTPEFKEAIAALLPRVNIQKANFKPQEITNLLWAMAKLVDNGLEQTTELNEAIDALLPYVNAQKDQFIPQHIVNLLWAMAKLVDNGQNWTPGLKEAVAALLPQVSAQKANFEPQGIANLLWALVKLLGNGQEQTPGLKEAVAALLPHVNVKKDQFNAQGMANLLWAMAKLVDNGQERASSLKEAVAALLPHVNVQKEQFNAQDIANLLWAMAKLVNNGQERTPELKETVAALLPRVNAQKANFKPQGITNLLWAMAKLVDDGQEQTPEIKEAVAALLPQVNAQKANFKPQGIANLLWAMAKLVDSGQESTPGLKEAVAALLSRVNAQKDQFIPQHIANLLWAMAKLGELVELNVVISTFKSLVYQISEKPQLSQQAILMSLWGVMVCCARLALDSNANKNNLLEKQMDDLLARLENTSPDNEEDQHIISMAASWLGRTCPVIPHYQTNISKPQTDFRDQLQSCLPSLHIEEEKSLNSLPPVDLLLPDHNIVIEIQGPSHYVSGDFNTRNGSTLLKIALLQKAGFEVIEIPVNQLRSRDSIKLYIDQIKTRVDIPPQGHGSVSLKSGSADEKYGTAYI